In Gossypium arboreum isolate Shixiya-1 chromosome 5, ASM2569848v2, whole genome shotgun sequence, a single genomic region encodes these proteins:
- the LOC108468060 gene encoding probable beta-D-xylosidase 7: MTVRYILRINQNPMRHLSTRKMKLLNLSLLIHLCSLLLVSTQPTDQPPFSCDSTDPLTESYNFCKTTLPINRRVEDLVSRLTLDEKISQLVSTATAIPRLGIPGYEWWSEALHGVAFVANISQGIRFNGTIRSATSFPQVILAAASFDPYLWYRIGQAIGIEARGVYNAGQARGMTFWTPNINIFRDPRWGRGQETPGEDPLVTGKYAVSFVRGIQGDSFEGGKLGESLQVSACCKHFTAYDLDNWKGINRFVFDANVTLQDLADTYQPPFQSCIEKGKASGVMCAYNRINGVPNCADYNLLSKTARGQWGFNGYITSDCDAVSIIYDEQGYVKEPEDAVADVLTAGMDLDCGEYLKNYTGSAIEKKKVAVSDIDRALHNLFSIRMRLGLFNGNPAKQPFGNIGSDQVCSQEHLNLALEAARNGIVLLKNDNRLLPLAKTEITSLAVIGPNANSSETLVGNYAGPPCNPVTPLQGLQSYVKNINYHPGCNTVNCSSDLTDEAMKIVKGTDQVVLVMGLDQTQEREAHDRVDLVLPGHQQKLVTRIASAANKPVILVLLCGGPVDITFAKNDQNIGSIIWAGYPGEAGGRALAEIIFGDHNPGGRLPITWYPQNLTKIPMTDMRMRPEPSSGYPGRTYRFYQGPKVFEFGYGLSYTNYSYEFLPLTKDKVYLNNQSSDKIALGYKSVSEMGTELCEKSKLPVTVRVQNNGEMDGKHAVLLFVRQAKTGNERPIKQLVGFNNVDLKAGENAEIKFELSPCEHLSSAEGDGQIVVDEGSHFLSIGDKESEITVVFSEDTSDAATSKLMILPRILIFFYIYSFIPMHIVLK, from the exons ATGACTGTCAGGTACATATTGCGCATAAACCAGAATCCCATGCGTCATTTATCGACTCGGAAAATGAAGCTGCTGAACCTCTCTCTACTTATTCACTTGTGTTCACTGCTGCTCGTCTCAACTCAGCCCACCGATCAGCCTCCATTCTCCTGCGACTCAACTGACCCACTAACCGAATCCTACAATTTTTGCAAAACTACACTCCCCATCAACCGAAGAGTTGAAGACCTCGTCTCCAGGCTGACGTTAGATGAGAAAATATCTCAACTCGTTAGCACAGCTACCGCCATTCCACGACTCGGCATCCCTGGCTATGAGTGGTGGTCTGAAGCCTTGCATGGGGTGGCCTTCGTGGCCAACATAAGCCAAGGTATCCGCTTCAATGGGACAATTCGATCTGCCACCAGTTTCCCTCAAGTCATCCTCGCTGCTGCTTCATTTGATCCGTATCTATGGTACCGCATTGGCCAG GCAATTGGAATAGAAGCTAGAGGAGTGTATAACGCTGGACAAGCAAGAGGCATGACCTTTTGGACACCAAATATTAATATATTCAGGGACCCAAGGTGGGGAAGAGGCCAAGAAACACCTGGTGAGGATCCATTGGTTACAGGGAAGTATGCAGTCTCATTTGTGAGAGGAATACAAGGGGACTCTTTCGAAGGCGGTAAGCTTGGTGAGAGTCTCCAAGTTTCAGCTTGCTGTAAGCATTTCACAGCTTATGATTTGGATAACTGGAAAGGAATTAACCGGTTCGTCTTTGATGCAAAT GTCACTCTACAGGATTTAGCAGATACATATCAGCCTCCTTTCCAGAGTTGCATAGAGAAAGGGAAAGCCAGTGGGGTAATGTGTGCTTACAATCGTATTAATGGAGTTCCAAACTGTGCAGATTACAATCTCTTGTCAAAAACAGCCCGAGGACAGTGGGGTTTCAATGG GTACATCACCTCAGACTGTGATGCTGTCTCAATCATATATGATGAACAAGGATATGTTAAAGAACCAGAGGACGCTGTTGCCGATGTTCTTACAGCCG GAATGGACTTGGACTGTGGTGAATATTTGAAGAACTACACCGGATCAGCTATCGAAAAGAAAAAAGTAGCTGTGTCTGATATAGATAGAGCACTCCACAACCTTTTCTCAATCAGAATGAGGTTGGGACTTTTCAATGGCAACCCGGCTAAACAGCCTTTTGGAAACATCGGTTCTGACCAGGTCTGCTCCCAAGAGCACCTGAACCTTGCTCTCGAGGCTGCTCGCAATGGCATTGTCCTTCTGAAAAACGATAACAGACTCCTTCCACTTGCAAAAACTGAAATTACTTCCCTTGCTGTGATAGGTCCTAATGCCAATTCTAGCGAAACACTTGTTGGAAATTATGCAGGTCCTCCTTGTAATCCTGTTACACCATTGCAAGGATTGCAAAGCTATGTCAAGAACATCAACTACCATCCAGGTTGTAATACGGTTAACTGTTCGTCTGATTTGACTGATGAAGCAATGAAGATAGTGAAAGGGACAGACCAGGTGGTGTTAGTAATGGGATTGGATCAAACTCAGGAGAGGGAAGCTCATGATCGTGTCGACTTGGTTCTTCCTGGACATCAACAGAAACTCGTTACCCGCATTGCAAGCGCTGCAAATAAGCCTGTCATTCTTGTGCTTCTTTGTGGAGGTCCAGTAGACATAACATTTGCCAAGAATGATCAGAACATTGGAAGCATTATATGGGCTGGCTATCCCGGTGAAGCTGGAGGACGTGCATTAGCCGAAATTATATTTGGTGATCATAATCCAG GAGGGAGATTACCAATTACATGGTATCCACAAAATTTGACTAAAATACCGATGACAGACATGAGAATGCGGCCTGAACCATCTTCAGGTTATCCTGGACGTACTTACAGATTCTACCAAGGGCCAAAGGTGTTCGAATTCGGCTACGGTCTCAGCTACACCAATTATTCCTATGAATTTCTCCCTCTTACAAAAGATAAGGTCTACTTAAACAATCAATCAAGTGATAAAATAGCTCTGGGATACAAGTCGGTTTCAGAGATGGGAACTGAACTTTGTGAAAAGAGCAAGCTCCCAGTCACAGTAAGGGTTCAAAACAACGGTGAGATGGATGGTAAGCATGCGGTGCTGCTGTTTGTGAGGCAAGCAAAGACTGGTAATGAAAGGCCAATAAAACAATTGGTGGGATTCAACAATGTTGATCTAAAGGCAGGGGAAAATGCTGAAATCAAATTTGAGTTGAGCCCTTGTGAGCATCTTAGCAGTGCAGAGGGAGATGGTCAAATTGTGGTAGATGAAGGATCTCATTTCTTGAGCATTGGAGACAAAGAATCAGAGATTACAGTGGTTTTCTCGGAAGACACCAGCGATGCTGCCACATCAAAGCTCATGATCCTCCCAAGAATCCTGATATTCTTTTACATCTATTCATTCATTCCTATGCATATTGTTCTGAAATGA